The genomic DNA GCCGCCAACCACCAGGTGGTGCTGGCGGGCGCCCAGGGCAACCCGGTGCATGTACAACTCAACGATGACGCCAAGGACCTGGGCAACCTCAAGGTGGGCGATCAAGTGAAAGTACTGACCACCCACTCGGTAGCCGCCGTACTCGACACCGATGTGGACAAGAGCGCCCCGGACTCCAGCGAGAAAACGGGCGTGCTGCGTGCCACCGCCGACAACCGGAACCCCGGTGGGGCAGCATTTCGCCAAGTGCAGGTACAACTGAAGATCACCCATATCGACCTGAAGAAAAACCAGGTCACCCTGGAAAACCCGACCGGCGCGACCAAGGTGCTGAACGTTGAAAAACCGGAGATCCGTGCCGGGCTCAAAGACCTGAAGGTCGGGCAGAGTGTGCTGGTGACCTTCACCGACACCCTGGAAATCACCACGGCCCACGAAGGCTGACGGTAAGGAGGACGGGCATCGGCAAGATGCCCGTTCGGTTCAGGCACGACGAGCCTGGTTGAGATAGGTTTCAATGTTGCCCATTTGCTCATCCCAGCCGCGGGAATTCATCTTGAAGGCTTTCTGCCGGCGAGCCTCGGGGACGGCATCAAAGCCGGATTCAACCACCCGCAGCAGAATGCCCGGCGCGCGATCCTCAAGGGTGAACTCCACCAACGTCGGCGTTTCCTTGTCGTAGTCGACACCCTCTTCCACCGCAAAGGGGTGCCACCGGAACGAAAACAACGTCTGCGGCAATATGCGCTCGATTTGGGCCTTCCACACCACATGTTCATAACCGGGGTAAGTAATCGGCGCTTCGATGGACTCCCCCGCCGTGAACGTTTCGCCTTTCAGGGCGATACCGAACCAGCTGCCAAACTGTTCGGCGTCCGTGAGCGCTTCCCAAACCTGTTTGCGTGACGCGTTGAGCAGGACTTTTCGTTCGATGCGATCCAATACGTGCATAAGTCACCTCCTCAATGAACAGTAGGCGACATCGACCAATACGCAACCCAGGCTTGAGCTATACGTGCGGGTCACCCGGTGCCTTGGCCGGGGTGGCGTACTGCGGTTTCAAATGGCCTTCCTGGTCGAGCAGCCAGGCGTCCATGATCTGCCGCACCACCGGACCTGCCACACGGCCACCGGCCTCGCCGTTTTCGATCATCACCGAAATTACGATCTTCGGATGTTCGGCTGGCGCAAAGCCGACGAACAGGGCGTTGTCCCTGTGACGTTCAAGGGTTTTGTTACGGTTATAACGCTCACCCTGTTTGATCGCGACCACCTGCGCCGTACCACTCTTGCCGGCAATCCGATATTGCGCGCCTTGCGCAGCAGCCCGAGCGATACCGCGCGGGTCGTGCATCACCAGTTGCATCCCATGGTTAACCTGCTCCCAATCACGCGGATCCTTGAGCACCACATTCGGCATCGGGTTTTCATCCACCGGCGGTACGCCGTTGATGGTCTTGGCCAGATGCGGGCGGTTCCACACGCCCTTGTTGGCAATCAGCGCCGTGGCCTGGGCCAGTTGCAGCGGCGTGACTTGCATGTAGCCTTGGCCAATGCCAAGGATCACGGTTTCCCCCGGGAACCAGGGTTGGCGCCGTGTCGCGCGTTTCCAGGCTTGGGACGGCATCAGGCCGGCGGATTCCTCAAACATGTCGAGAGACACTTTCTGGCCGAGGCCGAACTCAGCGAGGTAGTCATGCAGGCGGTCGATGCCGAGCTTGTGCGCCAAGTCATAGAAGTAGGTGTCGTTGGAACGCATGATGGCCGCGTCCATGTCCACCCAACCGTCACCACTGTGGTTCCAGTTGCGGTATTTGTGGTCAAAATCGGGTAATTGATAGTAACCGGGGTCGAACACCCGGGTTTGGGCGGTCACGACGCCACTGTCTAGGCCGGCGATAGCCACTTCCGGCTTGATGGTTGAACCCGGCGCGTAGAGCCCGCGCAACACGCGGTTGAACAGTGGTCGGTCAATGGAATCGTGCAGCGCGGCGTATTCCTTGAAACTGATTCCGGTGACAAAGCTGTTCGGGTCGAAGCTCGGCTTGCTGACCATGGCCAGCACTTCGCCTGTCTGCGGGTCGAGGGCAACGACGGAACCGCGACGATCGCCCAAAGCTTCTTCGGCCGCTTCCTGAAGATGGACATCGAGGCTTAAAACGATATTTTTGCCCGGCACCGGGTCAGTGTGTTTGAGCACACGCAGCACGCGGCCCTGTGCGTTGGTCTCAACCTCTTCATAACCCACGTGGCCGTGCAGCTCGGATTCGTAGAAGCGTTCGATGCCGGTCTTGCCGATGGACTGGGTACCGCGATACTCCACAGAGTCGAGGGCCTTGGATTCTTTTTCGTTGATGCGGCCAACGTAGCCAATCGAGTGGGCAAAATGTGCGCCCAATGGGTAGTGGCGAACGAATTGCGGCTCGACGTCTACCCCCGGAAGGCGGAATTCGTTGACGGCCAACACGGCGATTTGTTCTTCGGTCAACTCGTAAAACAGCGTGACCGGAACAAACGGGTGGCGCGCCTGTTTCAATGCCTTGTCGAATACGGCTCGGTCTTCAGCGGGCAGATGCAGCAGGTTGACGATGGCGTCCAGCTCACCTTTGAGGTCGGTGGCGCGCTCGCGGGTGATGGTCAGGTTGTAACTGGGGCGGTTATCGGCCAACACCACGCCGTTGCGATCGTAGATCAGCCCGCGGGTCGGCGTGATCGGCAACACGTGGACACGGTTATTTTCGGAAATCGTGGAGTGGTAGTCATATTGCACCACTTGAAGGAAATACATGCGGCCTACCAGGGCGCAGGTAATACCGATCACCAGCAACGCGCAGGCGAGCAGGCGCTTGTTGACCAGGCGGTTTTCTTTTTCGTGATCCTTGATAGGTATCGGTTCAGGCATTTCTACAGCATCTCGTTGAAGAAAGTCGACGCCGCATCCTGCGGATAAAAATCAATCCTTGTGAAAATGTGCTGCACCATACCAAAAATGCAGAAACACTTTGCATCGATTTCCCCAACGGCATGCTGTTTTGTCAGGACAGGACGGATTTTGGCTCTAGAAAGGCTTCCAGACCGTAAGTCCCGTATTCTCGGCCGATGCCGGACTGCTTGAAACCGCCGAACGGGGCGCGGGGCTCGTGGGCCAGGGTATTGATCAGCACGCGGCCTGCATCAATGTCTGAGGCCAGTTTTTGGGCTCTCTGTGGGTCAGAGGACAGAATGTAGGCCTGCAGGCCGTAGGGCGTGTCGTTGGCGATTGTCAGGGCCTCTTCTTCATCGTTGTAGGTGATGACCGACAGCACGGGGCCGAAGATTTCCTCGCGGGCAATCGTCATCTGGTTGGTGACACGGCTGAATACGGTGGGCCGGACGAACCAACCCGCTTCAATCCCGTCAGGCAAGCCAGGGCCACCGGCCAGCAAATGGGCCCCCTCTTCGATGCCGATCTGGATATAGCGCTGAACGCGTTGCCATTGCTTGAAACTGACCATGGGACCGACACTGGTATCCGGATGGGTGGGGTTACCTGCGCGGATGTGATTGATTTCCTGAACGATCAGCGCTTCTACTTCTGCCAGGCGCCCGGCGGGGACGAGGAGACGGCTGCCGGCAATGCAGGCCTGGCCGCTGTTCATGAAACCGGCTTGAAGTGCCATGGGTATGGCTTCTTTGAAGTCAGCGTCATCGAGTATCAGCACCGGCGACTTCCCACCCAGTTCCAGGGTAATGCGTTTCAGCGTTTCAGCCCCTGCTCGCAGGATTTGTTTGCCTACCGCAGTTGACCCGGTAAACGACACTTTGGCGATGTCGGGGTGGGTACTCAGCACGGCCCCCACAGTTTCGCCACGGCCTGTAACAATGTTGAAGACACCCGGCGGAAGGCCGGCTTGGTGCAGGGCTCGTGTGACGATAGAGGTCTGCAGCGCGCTCATCTCACTCGGTTTGATCACCGCGGTACAACCGGCCGCCAACGCAGCAGCCAGCTTGCCGCAAATGAAACCGGCATTGCTGTTCCAGGGCGTTATGAGGCCGGCAACGCCTAGAGCTTGCATGGTGATTTCGGCGATGCCGATTTTCCGCGTGAAATCGTAATCCTCCAGCACCGCCGCGGTCTCACTCAGAACACTGGCGGCATGCTTGGCCATCCACGACGCCCGGGATACGGGCGCGCCATATTCTTCGATGATGGCCTCCGTCAACTCTGACTCCACGGAGGTGATTGCGGCGTGCATGCGCCGCAGGTTAGCAACGCGCTCTGAT from Pseudomonas tolaasii NCPPB 2192 includes the following:
- a CDS encoding SRPBCC family protein, with the protein product MHVLDRIERKVLLNASRKQVWEALTDAEQFGSWFGIALKGETFTAGESIEAPITYPGYEHVVWKAQIERILPQTLFSFRWHPFAVEEGVDYDKETPTLVEFTLEDRAPGILLRVVESGFDAVPEARRQKAFKMNSRGWDEQMGNIETYLNQARRA
- the mrdA gene encoding penicillin-binding protein 2 gives rise to the protein MPEPIPIKDHEKENRLVNKRLLACALLVIGITCALVGRMYFLQVVQYDYHSTISENNRVHVLPITPTRGLIYDRNGVVLADNRPSYNLTITRERATDLKGELDAIVNLLHLPAEDRAVFDKALKQARHPFVPVTLFYELTEEQIAVLAVNEFRLPGVDVEPQFVRHYPLGAHFAHSIGYVGRINEKESKALDSVEYRGTQSIGKTGIERFYESELHGHVGYEEVETNAQGRVLRVLKHTDPVPGKNIVLSLDVHLQEAAEEALGDRRGSVVALDPQTGEVLAMVSKPSFDPNSFVTGISFKEYAALHDSIDRPLFNRVLRGLYAPGSTIKPEVAIAGLDSGVVTAQTRVFDPGYYQLPDFDHKYRNWNHSGDGWVDMDAAIMRSNDTYFYDLAHKLGIDRLHDYLAEFGLGQKVSLDMFEESAGLMPSQAWKRATRRQPWFPGETVILGIGQGYMQVTPLQLAQATALIANKGVWNRPHLAKTINGVPPVDENPMPNVVLKDPRDWEQVNHGMQLVMHDPRGIARAAAQGAQYRIAGKSGTAQVVAIKQGERYNRNKTLERHRDNALFVGFAPAEHPKIVISVMIENGEAGGRVAGPVVRQIMDAWLLDQEGHLKPQYATPAKAPGDPHV
- a CDS encoding aldehyde dehydrogenase family protein — protein: MHQINQIYINGQFVTPHGEELFDLFNPATARRIGQVRLADERDALNAISAAKAAFPLFSRTTKSERVANLRRMHAAITSVESELTEAIIEEYGAPVSRASWMAKHAASVLSETAAVLEDYDFTRKIGIAEITMQALGVAGLITPWNSNAGFICGKLAAALAAGCTAVIKPSEMSALQTSIVTRALHQAGLPPGVFNIVTGRGETVGAVLSTHPDIAKVSFTGSTAVGKQILRAGAETLKRITLELGGKSPVLILDDADFKEAIPMALQAGFMNSGQACIAGSRLLVPAGRLAEVEALIVQEINHIRAGNPTHPDTSVGPMVSFKQWQRVQRYIQIGIEEGAHLLAGGPGLPDGIEAGWFVRPTVFSRVTNQMTIAREEIFGPVLSVITYNDEEEALTIANDTPYGLQAYILSSDPQRAQKLASDIDAGRVLINTLAHEPRAPFGGFKQSGIGREYGTYGLEAFLEPKSVLS